One window of Xylocopa sonorina isolate GNS202 chromosome 9, iyXylSono1_principal, whole genome shotgun sequence genomic DNA carries:
- the Mmd gene encoding disintegrin and metalloproteinase domain-containing protein mind-meld isoform X3 — MFWLHCGLFVLVIAVPGFISSADSTSKREADYTLDDSFWNEETPVGEVERLLREYRQNQELVQNIGAHYYQIIYPVQLRHHEKMGISTREVNVSKFPQRGYGEGGYQNARGRIRTGRHFHRTSLLIKAFNHKFRLDLELNTQLLAPNLVQKDFLFNGAEQSSKQEIEHCYYHGTVRDYPGASAAFHTCNGVSGVIHLGNETFVIHPFYGGDLSQKHPHVIFEARTKANKGCANSGNLEWRANRRQKHVLGLSETTSDRYKRDVREATKYIETAIIIDKAMFEKRNGSTRAEVVHDAIQVANIADMYFRTLNTRVSVIYIETWQGMNQADIGTGMDIGLALLNLNDYMMRRMFHVPHDTIQLLTGEMFSGGESGVAVPSTVCTQKSVGISVDLNTYEPHLLAGTMAHMIGHNIGMSHDDGRNECVCREWHGCIMAQSIVGLENVQPYTFSECSKTDYIELLRNGEGLCLLNKPNELEMRRSCGNRLIDDGEECDCGGMEECQERDPCCDPITCKLKSEAQCATGPCCSKCKLLARGVVCRESTNECDLPEVCSGESGQCPTDVFKKNGNPCSNHDGYCYNGVCPALDLQCEQIWGYGGIAADKQCFEQFNTKGSLTGHCGTDTSGHYVKCELENVRCGSLQCQQGSKQPVVVGMDYSRTIISIKGEEYECKSTAGKVEGSEVPGMGLIRDGTSCGDNLICVNQTCMSLFPLIDKEKCPSNHKNNECSGNGVCTNVNKCYCNPGWSGPDCSIEQDIPTFPPTTASTESAGKNSTDPKLVKKETPYENYHGSNTVFLVGVLMSVVGGVFIVFALMALCYRSVVVHKNYSLCLRKSTIQKYNQPYVKKPHQRSYSSVPGNHHPGHAVLDNVNNKILTFTSMPNCSRGDTQRVMFRPPNNIATADGPRVKEHKSQLKTHGISEEDGGTGAEEVVSFIDLQPDNMTKKGILKKHGYGIGEGTVANVERTLDQLNGYHENIIEALRHAAAHREASDTPSASGNPMDDEALTEPLTEPLTEPLTIRGYPTDSYRKDIAGQKHIDSQAEEEYDEEYMPPCGIIRIRNLEDLIKQLERHSARNISPCGSEDIRMSESEADRPYRIDSSVCSESSQGSRRCTRGRDDTYGRYCQPSSRSPYGTHQPAQLSHQMHKEEGIYATADPDRGSNTRGETPDSGSDAFIQAQQQLARWTSEDGVQHRPPQQPPPPPPPPLPPAMTGGTVPLLQSRHSQREHRQQPQQPHHRYHHAQQSQQQQQQQQQQPQPPSSQQQHPRQQQQQQQQQQQQQQQQQQQQQQHQLPVEQLPIQQRGYYPSPPHTDNGLDNDETENAQSHQQQKVPDVRGIDVNHLPNINKCPLDDNFSLDCNINNGSPKELNTNNTSDNENTALLPPSHFPEYKH, encoded by the exons ATGTTTTGGCTACACTGTGGACTCTTTGTTCTCGTGATTGCCGTACCTGGATTTATTAGCAGCGCCGACAGCACGTCCAAGCGAG AAGCCGACTACACTTTAGATGATTCCTTTTGGAACGAAGAAACTCCTGTTG GTGAAGTCGAACGACTACTACGAGAGTATCGACAAAACCAAGAGCTAGTACAAAATATCGGGGCCCATTACTATCAGATCATCTATCCAGTACAGTTACGGCATCACGAGAAAATGGGGATATCCACGAGAgaagtcaacgtatcgaag TTCCCTCAAAGGGGATACGGAGAGGGTGGATATCAAAATGCCAGAGGCAGAATAAGA ACCGGGAGACATTTTCATCGGACGTCCCTTTTGATCAAGGCCTTTAATCATAAATTTCGTCTAGATTTAGAATTAAATAC GCAACTTTTAGCTCCGAATCTCGTGCAAAAAGACTTTTTATTCAACGGCGCGGAACAAAGTTCTAAACAG GAGATAGAACACTGTTACTACCACGGCACCGTGAGGGATTATCCAGGAGCCAGCGCTGCTTTTCACACGTGTAACGGTGTCAGCGGTGTTATTCACTTAGGCAACGAGACATTCGTCATTCATCCATTTTACGGCGGCGATTTGTCG CAGAAACATCCTCACGTTATATTTGAAGCCCGAACAAAGGCTAACAAAGGCTGCGCTAACTCGGGAAATCTTGAGTGGCGTGCAAACCGCCGGCAGAAGCATGTTCTGGGGCTATCGGAGACCACTTCCGATCGATACAAGAGAGACGTCCGTGAAGCAACCAAATACATCGAAACTGCCATCATTATCGATAAGGCTATG TTCGAGAAGAGGAACGGTAGCACCAGAGCGGAGGTTGTTCACGATGCCATCCAAGTCGCTAATATCGCGGATATG TACTTCCGCACGTTAAACACTAGAGTCTCCGTCATATACATCGAAACCTGGCAGGGCATGAACCAGGCGGACATAGGCACGGGCATGGATATCGGTCTCGCTTTGCtcaacttaaacgattacatgatGCGAAGAATGTTCCATGTTCCTCACGATACCATTCAATTACTCAC GGGTGAAATGTTCTCGGGTGGAGAATCGGGAGTGGCCGTGCCTTCGACCGTCTGCACACAGAAATCCGTAGGGATCAGCGTCGATCTGAACACCTACGAGCCGCATCTTTTGGCCGGCACTATGGCTCACATGATCGGGCACAATATCGGGATGAGCCACGACGATGGAA GGAACGAGTGCGTCTGTCGCGAGTGGCACGGATGCATCATGGCTCAATCGATCGTCGGGTTGGAGAACGTGCAACCGTACACGTTCTCCGAGTGCAGTAAAACGGATTACATCGAGCTGTTGAGAAACGGCGAGGGCCTCTGTCTTTTGAACAAACCAAACGAG TTGGAAATGAGGAGGTCTTGCGGAAACAGGCTAATCGACGACGGCGAAGAATGCGATTGCGGCGGGATGGAGGAGTGTCAAGAGCGCGATCCTTGCTGCGATCCCATCACCTGTAAACTGAAATCGGAAGCGCAATGCGCAACCGGACCTTGCTGCAGCAAATGCAAG CTGCTCGCCCGTGGCGTGGTGTGCCGTGAATCGACCAACGAGTGCGACCTGCCGGAAGTCTGCTCCGGGGAGAGCGGTCAATGCCCGACGGACGTTTTCAAGAAGAACGGGAACCCTTGCTCGAACCACGACGGATACTGTTACAACGGCGTTTGTCCAGCGTTGGACCTTCAGTGCGAACAAATCTGGGGATACGGTGGAATCGCCGCGGATAAACAGTGTTTCGAACAGTTCAACACGAAGGGCTCGCTGACCGGACACTGCGGCACTGATACTTCCGGCCACTACGTTAAGTGCGAGCTAGA GAACGTTCGTTGCGGATCGCTTCAGTGTCAACAGGGTAGCAAACAGCCAGTGGTAGTCGGAATGGATTATTCGAGAACCATCATCTCGATAAAGGGAGAGGAATACGAGTGCaa GTCCACGGCTGGCAAAGTGGAAGGATCCGAGGTGCCTGGCATGGGATTAATACGCGATGGGACATCCTGTGGGGACAATTTG ATTTGCGTGAACCAGACCTGCATGAGCCTTTTCCCGTTGATAGACAAAGAGAAGTGTCCTAGCAATCATAAGAACAACGAGTGTTCGGGAAATGGC GTGTGCACAAACGTGAACAAGTGCTATTGCAATCCAGGATGGAGCGGGCCGGATTGCTCCATAGAGCAGGATATACCAACATTCCCGCCAACAACAGCCAGCACCGAATCAGCCGGTAAAAATAGTACAGATCCTAAATTGGTGAAGAAAGAGACCCCCTACG AGAACTACCACGGCTCTAACACTGTATTTTTAGTTGGTGTGCTCATGTCGGTGGTAGGGGGTGTTTTCATAGTATTTGCTCTGATGGCTCTCTGCTACAGGTCAGTCGTAGTACATAAAAACTACTCCCTCTGTCTCAG GAAGAGTACCATCCAGAAGTACAACCAACCGTACGTGAAGAAACCGCACCAAAGGAGTTACAGCAGCGTACCCGGAAACCACCACCCGGGACACGCGGTTCTGGATAACGTCAACAACAAAATCCTCACTTTCACCAGTATGCCCAACTGCAG CCGCGGCGATACCCAGCGCGTGATGTTTCGACCCCCGAATAACATCGCCACCGCAGACGGGCCAAGAGTCAA GGAGCACAAATCGCAGCTGAAGACGCACGGCATTAGCGAGGAGGACGGAGGTACGGGTGCAGAGGAGGTTGTCTCTTTCATTGATCTGCAACCAGACAATATGACAAAGAAGGGAATTTTAAAGAAACACGGTTACG GTATAGGAGAGGGGACCGTGGCCAACGTGGAACGGACCCTGGATCAGCTGAACGGATACCACGAGAATATTATCGAGGCCCTGAGACACGCAGCGGCTCATCGAGAAGCATCGGATACACCATCGGCCAGCGGGAACCCGATGGACGACGAGGCTCTGACGGAACCGCTGACGGAACCGTTAACGGAACCATTGACGATACGAGGCTACCCAACGGACTCGTATCGCAAGGACATCGCCGGACAGAAGCATATCGACAGCCAAGCGGAGGAGGAAtacgacgaggagtacatgccGCCTTGCGGAATAATTCGCATACGAAACTTGGAGGACCTGATCAAGCAGCTGGAGCGTCACTCGGCACGGAACATAAGTCCGTGCGGCTCAGAGGATATCCGGATGTCGGAGAGCGAGGCCGATCGTCCCTACAGAATAGATTCCTCCGTCTGTAGCGAGTCCTCCCAAGG AAGCAGAAGATGTACCCGCGGCCGTGACGATACCTACGGTAGATATTGTCAACCATCGTCTCGAAGTCCTTACGGCACCCATCAGCCCGCTCAACTCTCCCATCAAATGCACAAGGAGGAGGGTATCTATGCAACTGCCGATCCTGACAGAGGCTCAAATACTAGGGGTGAAACTCCCGATAGTGGAAG TGATGCATTTATTCAAGCTCAACAACAACTAGCCCGATGGACTAGTGAGGACGGCGTGCAACACCGGCCACCGCagcagccgccgccgccgccgccgccaccgctgcCACCTGCAATGACTGGTGGCACGGTGCCGTTGCTGCAATCGCGTCATTCTCAACGAGAACATCGTCAACAACCGCAGCAACCGCATCATCGCTACCATCACGCGCAGCAAtcgcaacaacagcagcagcagcagcagcagcagccgcaGCCGCCGTCGTCGCAGCAGCAACATCCAcgtcaacaacaacaacaacaacaacagcagcagcagcagcagcaacagcagcagcaacagcaacaacaacaccaACTGCCGGTGGAACAACTGCCAATACAGCAGCGCGGCTATTATCCATCCCCACCCCACACTGATAACGGTCTCGACAATGACGAGACTGAAAATGCTCAATCCCACCAACAACAAAAGGTCCCTGACGTTCGTGGAATCGATGTTAATCACTTGCCTAATATTAACAAATGCCCACTAGACGATAACTTTAGTCTAGATTGTAACATAAATAATGGTTCCCCTAAAGAATTAAATACCAACAACACTAGTGATAACGAAAATACTGCCCTACTGCCCCCTTCGCATTTTCCTGAGTACAAGCATTGA
- the Mmd gene encoding disintegrin and metalloproteinase domain-containing protein mind-meld isoform X11: MFWLHCGLFVLVIAVPGFISSADSTSKREADYTLDDSFWNEETPVGEVERLLREYRQNQELVQNIGAHYYQIIYPVQLRHHEKMGISTREVNVSKFPQRGYGEGGYQNARGRIRTGRHFHRTSLLIKAFNHKFRLDLELNTQLLAPNLVQKDFLFNGAEQSSKQEIEHCYYHGTVRDYPGASAAFHTCNGVSGVIHLGNETFVIHPFYGGDLSQKHPHVIFEARTKANKGCANSGNLEWRANRRQKHVLGLSETTSDRYKRDVREATKYIETAIIIDKAMFEKRNGSTRAEVVHDAIQVANIADMYFRTLNTRVSVIYIETWQGMNQADIGTGMDIGLALLNLNDYMMRRMFHVPHDTIQLLTGEMFSGGESGVAVPSTVCTQKSVGISVDLNTYEPHLLAGTMAHMIGHNIGMSHDDGRNECVCREWHGCIMAQSIVGLENVQPYTFSECSKTDYIELLRNGEGLCLLNKPNELEMRRSCGNRLIDDGEECDCGGMEECQERDPCCDPITCKLKSEAQCATGPCCSKCKLLARGVVCRESTNECDLPEVCSGESGQCPTDVFKKNGNPCSNHDGYCYNGVCPALDLQCEQIWGYGGIAADKQCFEQFNTKGSLTGHCGTDTSGHYVKCELENVRCGSLQCQQGSKQPVVVGMDYSRTIISIKGEEYECKSTAGKVEGSEVPGMGLIRDGTSCGDNLICVNQTCMSLFPLIDKEKCPSNHKNNECSGNGVCTNVNKCYCNPGWSGPDCSIEQDIPTFPPTTASTESAGKNSTDPKLVKKETPYENYHGSNTVFLVGVLMSVVGGVFIVFALMALCYRSVVVHKNYSLCLRRKSTIQKYNQPYVKKPHQRSYSSVPGNHHPGHAVLDNVNNKILTFTSMPNCSRGDTQRVMFRPPNNIATADGPRVKEHKSQLKTHGISEEDGGTGAEEVVSFIDLQPDNMTKKGILKKHGYGIGEGTVANVERTLDQLNGYHENIIEALRHAAAHREASDTPSASGNPMDDEALTEPLTEPLTEPLTIRGYPTDSYRKDIAGQKHIDSQAEEEYDEEYMPPCGIIRIRNLEDLIKQLERHSARNISPCGSEDIRMSESEADRPYRIDSSVCSESSQGSRRCTRGRDDTYGRYCQPSSRSPYGTHQPAQLSHQMHKEEGIYATADPDRGSNTRGETPDSGSSTTTSPMD, translated from the exons ATGTTTTGGCTACACTGTGGACTCTTTGTTCTCGTGATTGCCGTACCTGGATTTATTAGCAGCGCCGACAGCACGTCCAAGCGAG AAGCCGACTACACTTTAGATGATTCCTTTTGGAACGAAGAAACTCCTGTTG GTGAAGTCGAACGACTACTACGAGAGTATCGACAAAACCAAGAGCTAGTACAAAATATCGGGGCCCATTACTATCAGATCATCTATCCAGTACAGTTACGGCATCACGAGAAAATGGGGATATCCACGAGAgaagtcaacgtatcgaag TTCCCTCAAAGGGGATACGGAGAGGGTGGATATCAAAATGCCAGAGGCAGAATAAGA ACCGGGAGACATTTTCATCGGACGTCCCTTTTGATCAAGGCCTTTAATCATAAATTTCGTCTAGATTTAGAATTAAATAC GCAACTTTTAGCTCCGAATCTCGTGCAAAAAGACTTTTTATTCAACGGCGCGGAACAAAGTTCTAAACAG GAGATAGAACACTGTTACTACCACGGCACCGTGAGGGATTATCCAGGAGCCAGCGCTGCTTTTCACACGTGTAACGGTGTCAGCGGTGTTATTCACTTAGGCAACGAGACATTCGTCATTCATCCATTTTACGGCGGCGATTTGTCG CAGAAACATCCTCACGTTATATTTGAAGCCCGAACAAAGGCTAACAAAGGCTGCGCTAACTCGGGAAATCTTGAGTGGCGTGCAAACCGCCGGCAGAAGCATGTTCTGGGGCTATCGGAGACCACTTCCGATCGATACAAGAGAGACGTCCGTGAAGCAACCAAATACATCGAAACTGCCATCATTATCGATAAGGCTATG TTCGAGAAGAGGAACGGTAGCACCAGAGCGGAGGTTGTTCACGATGCCATCCAAGTCGCTAATATCGCGGATATG TACTTCCGCACGTTAAACACTAGAGTCTCCGTCATATACATCGAAACCTGGCAGGGCATGAACCAGGCGGACATAGGCACGGGCATGGATATCGGTCTCGCTTTGCtcaacttaaacgattacatgatGCGAAGAATGTTCCATGTTCCTCACGATACCATTCAATTACTCAC GGGTGAAATGTTCTCGGGTGGAGAATCGGGAGTGGCCGTGCCTTCGACCGTCTGCACACAGAAATCCGTAGGGATCAGCGTCGATCTGAACACCTACGAGCCGCATCTTTTGGCCGGCACTATGGCTCACATGATCGGGCACAATATCGGGATGAGCCACGACGATGGAA GGAACGAGTGCGTCTGTCGCGAGTGGCACGGATGCATCATGGCTCAATCGATCGTCGGGTTGGAGAACGTGCAACCGTACACGTTCTCCGAGTGCAGTAAAACGGATTACATCGAGCTGTTGAGAAACGGCGAGGGCCTCTGTCTTTTGAACAAACCAAACGAG TTGGAAATGAGGAGGTCTTGCGGAAACAGGCTAATCGACGACGGCGAAGAATGCGATTGCGGCGGGATGGAGGAGTGTCAAGAGCGCGATCCTTGCTGCGATCCCATCACCTGTAAACTGAAATCGGAAGCGCAATGCGCAACCGGACCTTGCTGCAGCAAATGCAAG CTGCTCGCCCGTGGCGTGGTGTGCCGTGAATCGACCAACGAGTGCGACCTGCCGGAAGTCTGCTCCGGGGAGAGCGGTCAATGCCCGACGGACGTTTTCAAGAAGAACGGGAACCCTTGCTCGAACCACGACGGATACTGTTACAACGGCGTTTGTCCAGCGTTGGACCTTCAGTGCGAACAAATCTGGGGATACGGTGGAATCGCCGCGGATAAACAGTGTTTCGAACAGTTCAACACGAAGGGCTCGCTGACCGGACACTGCGGCACTGATACTTCCGGCCACTACGTTAAGTGCGAGCTAGA GAACGTTCGTTGCGGATCGCTTCAGTGTCAACAGGGTAGCAAACAGCCAGTGGTAGTCGGAATGGATTATTCGAGAACCATCATCTCGATAAAGGGAGAGGAATACGAGTGCaa GTCCACGGCTGGCAAAGTGGAAGGATCCGAGGTGCCTGGCATGGGATTAATACGCGATGGGACATCCTGTGGGGACAATTTG ATTTGCGTGAACCAGACCTGCATGAGCCTTTTCCCGTTGATAGACAAAGAGAAGTGTCCTAGCAATCATAAGAACAACGAGTGTTCGGGAAATGGC GTGTGCACAAACGTGAACAAGTGCTATTGCAATCCAGGATGGAGCGGGCCGGATTGCTCCATAGAGCAGGATATACCAACATTCCCGCCAACAACAGCCAGCACCGAATCAGCCGGTAAAAATAGTACAGATCCTAAATTGGTGAAGAAAGAGACCCCCTACG AGAACTACCACGGCTCTAACACTGTATTTTTAGTTGGTGTGCTCATGTCGGTGGTAGGGGGTGTTTTCATAGTATTTGCTCTGATGGCTCTCTGCTACAGGTCAGTCGTAGTACATAAAAACTACTCCCTCTGTCTCAG AAGGAAGAGTACCATCCAGAAGTACAACCAACCGTACGTGAAGAAACCGCACCAAAGGAGTTACAGCAGCGTACCCGGAAACCACCACCCGGGACACGCGGTTCTGGATAACGTCAACAACAAAATCCTCACTTTCACCAGTATGCCCAACTGCAG CCGCGGCGATACCCAGCGCGTGATGTTTCGACCCCCGAATAACATCGCCACCGCAGACGGGCCAAGAGTCAA GGAGCACAAATCGCAGCTGAAGACGCACGGCATTAGCGAGGAGGACGGAGGTACGGGTGCAGAGGAGGTTGTCTCTTTCATTGATCTGCAACCAGACAATATGACAAAGAAGGGAATTTTAAAGAAACACGGTTACG GTATAGGAGAGGGGACCGTGGCCAACGTGGAACGGACCCTGGATCAGCTGAACGGATACCACGAGAATATTATCGAGGCCCTGAGACACGCAGCGGCTCATCGAGAAGCATCGGATACACCATCGGCCAGCGGGAACCCGATGGACGACGAGGCTCTGACGGAACCGCTGACGGAACCGTTAACGGAACCATTGACGATACGAGGCTACCCAACGGACTCGTATCGCAAGGACATCGCCGGACAGAAGCATATCGACAGCCAAGCGGAGGAGGAAtacgacgaggagtacatgccGCCTTGCGGAATAATTCGCATACGAAACTTGGAGGACCTGATCAAGCAGCTGGAGCGTCACTCGGCACGGAACATAAGTCCGTGCGGCTCAGAGGATATCCGGATGTCGGAGAGCGAGGCCGATCGTCCCTACAGAATAGATTCCTCCGTCTGTAGCGAGTCCTCCCAAGG AAGCAGAAGATGTACCCGCGGCCGTGACGATACCTACGGTAGATATTGTCAACCATCGTCTCGAAGTCCTTACGGCACCCATCAGCCCGCTCAACTCTCCCATCAAATGCACAAGGAGGAGGGTATCTATGCAACTGCCGATCCTGACAGAGGCTCAAATACTAGGGGTGAAACTCCCGATAGTGGAAG CTCAACAACAACTAGCCCGATGGACTAG